A single region of the Gopherus evgoodei ecotype Sinaloan lineage chromosome 3, rGopEvg1_v1.p, whole genome shotgun sequence genome encodes:
- the LOC115649033 gene encoding uncharacterized protein LOC115649033, whose product MPSVHLQRASSLNPATLISSPDEGHLHHGCLKVEPMDLPLVKETKIPDAPCLYVDGSSFYVNGKRHTGWAVCTQDGQLVAHGSLPAQVAELQALIAACEAAEGHAINIYTDSRYAFGVVHDYVNLWVNRGFLTSTGSPIQNGGIVQKLHATMQKPTEVAVIKVKAHTKGTDPHSKGNRRADELAKQAAVESKETQLIAATQPLIKTPNFFELQDIHHAAPRAEKWLWMDNGGKLCDDNTWRGPGNTLVLPNVLMGTMIQVYHMLGHDGARRVIHSMSNTWWHPKLNANVHDYVRRCVTCAQCNSAPTVKVRMRHQPRPTQPFEQLPIDFIGPLPRCRGKEYVLVIMDHFTKWVEAFPVAKATAADVAKVLM is encoded by the coding sequence ATGCCTTCAGTACATCTGCAACGAGCATCATCGCTAAACCCTGCCACCCTCATTTCTAGCCCAGATGAGGGACACCTGCATCATGGTTGCCTTAAGGTAGAGCCCATGGATCTTCCATTGGTAAAAGAAACTAAAATACCTGATGCTCCTTGCCTATACGTGGATGGTTCTTCCTTCTATGTCAACGGCAAGCGACACACAGGATGGGCTGTTTGTACTCAAGATGGGCAGCTGGTGGCGCATGGCAGTTTACCTGCCCAAGTAGCAGAACTACAAGCATTAATTGCAGCATGTGAAGCTGCGGAAGGTCATGCTATAAACATATATACTGATTCTAGATACGCGTTTGGGGTTGTACATGATTACGTTAACTTGTGGGTAAATCGAGGATTCCTGACAAGTACAGGATCCCCAATACAAAATGGAGGGATAGTGCAGAAACTTCATGCAACCATGCAGAAACCTACTGAAGTAGCAGTAATAAAAGTAAAGGCCCATAcaaaagggacagatcctcataGCAAGGGGAACCGAAGGGCAGATGAACTAGCTAAACAAGCAGCAGTGGAAAGTAAAGAGACCCAATTAATAGCTGCAACACAGCCTCTcataaaaaccccaaacttttttGAATTACAGGACATTCATCACGCTGCACCGAGGGCAGAGAAGTGGTTATGGATGGATAATGGGGGCAAACTGTGTGATGATAACACTTGGAGAGGTCCAGGGAACACATTAGTGTTACCAAATGTGCTAATGGGAACTATGATACAAGTGTATCACATGTTGGGACATGATGGAGCACGGAGGGTGATTCACAGTATGTCAAACACCTGGTGGCACCCTAAGCTTAATGCAAACGTGCATGATTATGTGAGAAGGTGTGTAACGTGTGCTCAATGTAATTCTGCTCCCACAGTGAAAGTGAGAATGCGACATCAGCCAAGACCAACACAGCCCTTCGAGCAGTTACCAATAGATTTCATTGGTCCCCTGCCAAGGTGCAGAGGGAAAGAATATGTTCTGGTGATCATGGATCACTTTACTAAATGGGTAGAAGCTTTCCCAGTGGCCAAGGCCACTGCAGCTGATGTAGCTAAAGTATTAATGTAA